In Arthrobacter sp. CDRTa11, one DNA window encodes the following:
- a CDS encoding MBL fold metallo-hydrolase: MNSTADTAFGRPSVNEVVVLGSAGGPTPKPGRRPVSHAVIIDDEVTLIDCGNGTVNHFVTAGLDLGQLRRILITHHHIDHVADVAMLLHLAWSQLDRVIQVIGPPPLARLFELHYEAFEFDIRSRMDDEGRKHLREFVEVIEIEADATIQLGKAVITAVLVDHQPVPYAFGYRIDQSGLSVCFSGDTRPSNFLARLAQDADLLVHETTYLANAADYLSPARAARVLPRMNSVHSDPTGAARIAASAKAKALLLCPVGTFGPASDEEILAEAGVEFPGKTWVGSDFLRVPLPIKGEI, translated from the coding sequence ATGAACAGCACCGCAGACACGGCATTCGGACGCCCGAGCGTAAATGAAGTCGTAGTACTTGGCTCTGCCGGTGGCCCGACACCCAAGCCCGGCCGGCGCCCGGTGTCGCATGCCGTCATCATCGATGATGAGGTGACGCTCATCGACTGTGGAAACGGCACGGTCAACCACTTTGTCACCGCAGGGCTGGATCTGGGCCAGCTCAGACGGATTCTCATAACGCACCATCACATCGACCATGTGGCTGACGTCGCCATGTTGCTGCACTTGGCGTGGTCTCAGCTGGACAGGGTTATCCAGGTCATCGGCCCACCGCCCTTGGCAAGACTTTTCGAGCTCCACTACGAGGCTTTCGAATTCGACATCCGCTCCCGCATGGATGACGAAGGACGGAAGCACCTGAGGGAGTTTGTCGAGGTCATCGAAATCGAGGCGGATGCGACCATTCAACTTGGCAAAGCGGTGATAACCGCGGTGTTGGTTGATCATCAACCGGTGCCTTATGCCTTCGGCTACAGGATCGACCAATCGGGCCTGAGTGTGTGCTTCTCAGGGGACACCCGGCCCTCCAATTTCCTGGCCAGGCTCGCTCAGGACGCGGACTTGCTCGTCCACGAAACCACGTATCTGGCCAACGCTGCCGACTACCTCAGCCCAGCAAGGGCAGCCCGCGTACTACCCCGCATGAACTCAGTCCACAGCGACCCAACGGGCGCCGCCCGGATCGCGGCATCTGCCAAGGCGAAAGCCCTTCTCCTCTGCCCTGTTGGCACCTTCGGACCGGCGTCCGACGAGGAAATACTGGCCGAAGCCGGCGTCGAGTTTCCCGGAAAGACCTGGGTTGGCAGCGACTTCCTGCGAGTCCCACTTCCCATCAAAGGAGAGATCTAA
- a CDS encoding thiamine pyrophosphate-dependent enzyme, which produces MTTYNTGGEAVVNSLKANGLTTIFGLPGVQNDWLYNAFYDAGEDIRVIHTRHEQGAAYMALGHTLATGKPSVCNVVPGPGVLNAGAALATAYGLNAKMLFLTGQVPQKMIGREMGTLHEVPDQPGLLRSLTKHYDRVTHPAEAGTKIAAAIGALNTGRPRPAAIEVPMDVLEHRAPVPDRFPVADGPQDVIDEEGIEKALSILGNAKNPMIFVANGAQDVSAEVTRLAEILQAPVVGYRTGRGIVDSRHPLSCFLPEAKPLWAETDVLITLGGSARSALQGWGRGARKVIRIDVDQTVHGRYGQPDAAITGRLESHLPVLIEGLEKRGIQNADITEQMTLVHKEWRERSAVLDQQTAFLTVIREALGIDGIFVDELTQVGFASRILLPVYKPRTFISTGYMGTLGYGFPTALGAKVAKPDTRVLSVTGDGGFMFAATELATAVQHNIGLVTVLFNNSQYGNVQQMQRDLYGGKVIATDLVNPNFEQFVTSFGASYGRATSPQELAPVLENAFRSGKPTVVEVVVGDMISVDQFR; this is translated from the coding sequence ATGACCACGTACAACACCGGCGGCGAAGCCGTCGTCAACAGCCTTAAGGCGAACGGCCTAACCACCATTTTCGGATTGCCTGGCGTACAGAACGACTGGCTCTACAACGCCTTTTATGACGCGGGAGAGGACATTCGCGTGATCCACACCCGTCATGAGCAGGGTGCCGCATACATGGCTCTGGGCCACACCTTGGCCACGGGCAAGCCAAGCGTCTGCAATGTTGTGCCAGGGCCAGGCGTTCTGAACGCCGGGGCGGCGCTTGCCACTGCGTACGGATTGAATGCAAAGATGCTGTTCCTTACCGGTCAGGTCCCGCAGAAGATGATTGGCCGGGAAATGGGAACGCTGCATGAGGTCCCGGACCAGCCTGGGCTCCTTCGTTCCCTCACAAAGCACTACGACAGGGTCACCCATCCAGCAGAAGCGGGAACCAAAATTGCGGCTGCCATCGGCGCCCTGAACACCGGACGGCCCCGTCCGGCTGCGATTGAGGTGCCGATGGACGTGCTGGAGCATCGTGCTCCGGTCCCGGACCGGTTCCCTGTCGCTGACGGTCCCCAAGACGTCATCGATGAGGAAGGAATAGAAAAAGCCCTCTCCATCCTGGGCAACGCCAAGAATCCCATGATCTTCGTCGCCAACGGGGCACAGGATGTCTCAGCCGAAGTCACACGGCTTGCTGAAATTCTTCAGGCACCCGTGGTCGGCTACCGCACAGGACGCGGCATCGTCGACAGCCGGCATCCCCTCAGCTGCTTTCTGCCCGAGGCCAAGCCCCTGTGGGCCGAGACCGACGTTCTCATCACTCTGGGAGGCAGCGCACGCTCGGCTCTCCAGGGCTGGGGGAGAGGCGCGCGCAAGGTGATCCGAATCGACGTCGACCAGACTGTCCACGGCCGCTATGGCCAGCCCGATGCGGCAATCACGGGGCGCCTCGAATCACACCTCCCGGTCCTCATCGAAGGACTGGAGAAGAGAGGCATCCAGAATGCCGACATCACCGAGCAAATGACACTGGTGCATAAGGAGTGGCGGGAACGCAGCGCCGTACTGGACCAGCAGACCGCCTTTCTCACTGTCATTCGCGAGGCGCTTGGCATCGATGGCATCTTCGTCGATGAACTCACCCAGGTCGGCTTTGCCAGCCGCATCCTGCTGCCGGTCTACAAGCCCCGGACTTTCATCTCCACCGGCTATATGGGCACGCTCGGCTATGGCTTCCCCACTGCCCTGGGAGCCAAGGTCGCAAAACCAGACACGCGCGTGCTTTCGGTGACAGGCGACGGTGGTTTCATGTTCGCCGCAACGGAGTTGGCAACTGCAGTTCAGCACAATATCGGGTTGGTCACGGTTCTTTTTAACAATTCCCAGTACGGCAACGTCCAGCAGATGCAGCGGGACCTCTACGGTGGAAAGGTGATAGCCACCGACCTGGTTAACCCGAACTTCGAGCAGTTCGTCACGTCATTCGGAGCCTCCTACGGACGTGCCACATCGCCGCAGGAACTGGCCCCGGTACTCGAGAACGCCTTCAGGTCCGGCAAACCCACCGTGGTGGAGGTTGTAGTCGGCGACATGATCAGCGTGGACCAGTTCCGGTGA
- a CDS encoding ATP-binding protein yields the protein MTDKPKSPPAPYLQELWSRIAGLRCIVVVGLPGTGKSLLVREIAAAADADGRHSTVMQWDVSRESWDSHPSAAATYPEIDGVTHEGIRTAMGTWVREAVGDWYSQHVDRDDLLIVEAPHIGGRFSELAHVVDDVAESGLRGPGTLFVLVAPTKELQLRLKNQRAADMESQGEGSYESNNASPDLLDELTNSLRGPAQELGIVSTSSTGYDPELYAELMQHVLRHRNVLVLRPDQLMEVTGSVYSLGDQSNRLWATEEQVQRSLDVVESMSQKELVQHTSDWFRS from the coding sequence GTGACAGACAAACCGAAGAGTCCTCCGGCTCCGTACCTTCAGGAACTGTGGAGCAGAATCGCAGGGCTTCGCTGTATCGTCGTCGTCGGACTGCCCGGTACAGGGAAGAGCCTCCTCGTCCGTGAGATCGCGGCGGCAGCCGACGCAGACGGACGCCACAGCACCGTCATGCAATGGGACGTCTCGCGAGAATCCTGGGACAGTCACCCTTCGGCGGCGGCTACATATCCTGAAATTGATGGCGTCACCCATGAGGGCATCCGAACGGCGATGGGCACTTGGGTCCGGGAAGCCGTCGGAGATTGGTATTCCCAGCACGTCGACAGGGATGATTTGCTCATCGTTGAAGCCCCGCACATCGGCGGTAGGTTCTCAGAACTCGCCCACGTCGTTGACGACGTGGCCGAATCAGGCCTGCGGGGGCCGGGCACGCTATTCGTTCTCGTGGCCCCTACCAAGGAGCTTCAGCTGAGGCTGAAAAACCAGCGAGCCGCAGACATGGAGAGCCAGGGGGAGGGCTCGTACGAAAGTAACAACGCCTCGCCGGATCTCTTGGATGAGCTCACGAACTCATTGCGTGGACCAGCCCAGGAACTCGGGATAGTGAGCACCTCCTCCACCGGATACGATCCGGAGCTCTATGCAGAACTGATGCAACATGTTCTGCGGCACAGGAACGTTCTCGTGTTGCGCCCGGACCAGCTCATGGAGGTTACTGGATCCGTCTACTCATTGGGAGACCAGTCCAACAGGCTCTGGGCAACGGAAGAACAGGTTCAGCGGTCCTTGGACGTTGTTGAATCCATGTCCCAAAAGGAACTGGTCCAACATACGAGCGACTGGTTCCGCTCGTAG